A genomic segment from Nitrosopumilus sp. K4 encodes:
- the purD gene encoding phosphoribosylamine--glycine ligase produces the protein MVNILVVGSGGREHALSWKLSQSPKVDKVFTAPGNGGTKNNIPIDVDDLDALADFAQKNNCFTVVGPEAPLAAGIVDKFNQLGLKIFGPSKNAAQLESSKIWAKNFMKRNEIPTARFEIFDDAKKAEDYVKSLDYNVVVKADGLAAGKGVIVCNSSDEAISAINTILIKKTFGDAGNRIIVEERIDGIEASYIALSDGNIAIPMASSQDHKRIFDNDKGPNTGGMGAYSPTPIVDDSLAKKIHEKIINKTIDSMNKEGISFKGFLYAGIMIKDNRPYVLEYNVRMGDPECQPITMRMDFDLYDYFQASVDGNLSSLPEPSWKNQSAVCIVLASEGYPESYPKNEEITGFENISGDAIVFHAGTKNQDGKILSNGGRVLGVTALGDSLQDAITNAYSATEKISWPHKYCRTDIGQKGLSYL, from the coding sequence TTGGTTAACATTCTTGTCGTGGGTTCTGGTGGACGAGAACATGCATTATCTTGGAAACTATCTCAAAGCCCAAAGGTTGACAAAGTCTTTACCGCTCCTGGCAATGGTGGAACTAAAAATAACATTCCAATTGATGTTGATGATTTAGATGCTCTTGCTGATTTTGCCCAAAAAAATAATTGTTTCACCGTAGTTGGACCAGAAGCTCCTCTTGCAGCAGGCATAGTGGATAAATTCAATCAACTTGGCTTGAAAATTTTTGGCCCATCGAAAAATGCAGCACAATTAGAATCTAGCAAAATTTGGGCAAAAAATTTCATGAAAAGAAATGAGATTCCTACTGCAAGATTTGAAATTTTTGATGATGCAAAAAAAGCAGAAGATTATGTAAAATCTCTTGATTACAATGTAGTAGTGAAAGCAGATGGCCTTGCTGCTGGAAAAGGAGTTATAGTTTGCAATAGCTCAGACGAGGCAATTTCTGCAATTAACACAATTTTGATAAAAAAAACATTTGGTGATGCAGGAAACAGGATAATTGTTGAAGAACGCATCGATGGCATAGAGGCATCATATATTGCACTTTCTGATGGAAACATTGCAATCCCTATGGCATCTAGTCAGGATCATAAGAGAATTTTTGACAATGACAAGGGTCCAAACACTGGAGGTATGGGTGCATATTCTCCAACGCCAATAGTTGATGACTCTCTTGCAAAAAAAATCCATGAAAAAATTATCAACAAAACCATTGATTCTATGAACAAAGAGGGAATTTCATTTAAAGGGTTTCTCTATGCTGGAATAATGATTAAAGATAATCGACCTTATGTTTTAGAGTATAATGTTAGAATGGGGGATCCTGAGTGCCAACCAATTACTATGCGGATGGACTTTGACTTGTATGATTATTTTCAAGCAAGTGTAGATGGAAATCTTTCATCATTACCTGAACCTTCTTGGAAGAACCAATCTGCAGTCTGTATTGTTCTTGCATCTGAAGGTTATCCTGAATCATACCCAAAAAATGAAGAAATTACTGGATTTGAAAATATTTCTGGGGATGCAATTGTTTTTCATGCCGGTACAAAAAATCAGGACGGTAAAATTCTCTCAAACGGTGGTAGGGTTCTGGGAGTTACCGCATTGGGTGATTCTCTGCAAGATGCAATAACTAATGCATATTCTGCAACTGAAAAAATCTCTTGGCCACACAAATACTGCAGAACTGATATTGGGCAAAAGGGTTTATCTTATCTTTGA